In Trueperaceae bacterium, the genomic stretch CAGGGCGGCGAGATAGAACACCATGTTGTAGCCCAGGTTCTTCCAGACCGATGCGAGGACGACGAGGGAGAACGCCAGGATGGGGGTGTCGAGCCAGCGCGGCTTGATGCCGAAGAGCGACTCGAGGACCTGGTTGACGCTGCCGATGTCGGGGTTGAACATGAATAGGAAGATCGTGCCCGCGACGGCGGGCGACAGCGCGAACGGCCAGATCAACAACAGCCGGTAGATGCGCGCCCCGCGGACGTTCTGGCTCGCGAGGGTCGCGACGACCATGGCGATCGACAGCCCCAGACCGACGACCAACGCGCCGTAGACGAACGTCTGGATCACGACCTGGATGTACTTGTCGGCCAGCGGGCCGGTGAACATGAGCCGGAAGTTGTCGAGCCCGACGAACTGGCGGGTGTTCAGGAAAAGATTCGAGCGGTACGTCGACAGCACCCACGCCTGCAGCGCGGGGTAGTAGATGAAGACCAGCAGGATGACGAACGACGGCAGCAGCAAGAGCCACGGCAGCACCCGGCTGGTGAAGACGGCGTTGTCCTTCATGGCGGCGAGCCTACCCCCCTACGGGTGGGGGCGGACCGGGTTCGGTCCGCCCCCCACCACGACGTCGCGTGCGACGTCGAACGACCGGTTGCGAATCAGAAGTTCGCGTTGTACTCCGCGAGGCGGGCGTTGGCCTCCTCGTTGGCGTCCTGCATGGCGGTCTCGACGTCCGCACCGTTGTAGATGCGCTGCAGCGCTTCACCGATGATCGTGCGGGTCTCGAGGAAGCTCCCCAGCACCGCGCCGGCGCTCGCCTGGTTCGCGTTCGTCTCGAGCAGCTGCTCGAAGGCGACCGCGAAGTTCGGCTCCTCCTCGAACCAGCCCTCCTGCTCGAGCTGGTC encodes the following:
- a CDS encoding sugar ABC transporter permease; translation: MKDNAVFTSRVLPWLLLLPSFVILLVFIYYPALQAWVLSTYRSNLFLNTRQFVGLDNFRLMFTGPLADKYIQVVIQTFVYGALVVGLGLSIAMVVATLASQNVRGARIYRLLLIWPFALSPAVAGTIFLFMFNPDIGSVNQVLESLFGIKPRWLDTPILAFSLVVLASVWKNLGYNMVFYLAALQNVPKELGEAAAIDGAGPIQRFFRITVPMLSPMTFFLLFTNLTFAFFESYGLIDIVTSGGPVGPPPADGAGLTTTMIYQVTLDGFGGSGNTGLAAALGNVILVFTILITLLQFRYGSRRVQYGDN